Within the Serratia sp. UGAL515B_01 genome, the region AGCTAGCCTTTTTCAAGCCTGGCACTTCACCGCGCATAGCGGCTTCACGTAGCTTGATACGGCTCAACCCGAACTTGCCCACATAACCATGCGGACGACCAGTTTGGCGGCAGCGTTTACGCTGACGAGACGGGCTGGAATCACGCGGCAGACTCTGCAGCTTGAGAACAGCATTCCAACGATCTTCGTCGGATGAGTTCACACCAGAAATGATAGCTTTCAACTCCTCGCGTTTAGCGCGGTACTTGTCAGCCAGTTTCACGCGAACAACTTCGCGTGCTTTCATTGATTGCTTAGCCATCAGTAACCCTGCCTTACTTGCGGAACGGGAAGTTAAAAGCAGCCAACAGTGCGCGGCCTTCATCATCAGATTTCGCAGAAGTGGTAATGGTAATATCCAAACCACGAACACGATCGACTTTGTCGTAGTCGATTTCTGGGAAGATGATTTGCTCACGCACACCCATGCTGTAGTTACCACGACCATCGAATGACTTGGCGGATAGGCCACGGAAGTCACGGATACGTGGAACAGCAATGGAAATCAGACGCTCAAAGAACTCCCACATGCGTTCGCCACGCAGAGTTACTTTACAGCCGATCGGATAGCCCTGGCGGATTTTGAAGCCTGCAACAGATTTGCGTGCTTTGGTGACTAACGGTTTTTGACCGGAGATTGCTGCCAAATCGGCTGCTGCATTGTCCAGCAGTTTCTTGTCAGCGATCGCTTCACCAACACCCATATTCAGGGTGATCT harbors:
- the rpsN gene encoding 30S ribosomal protein S14 — translated: MAKQSMKAREVVRVKLADKYRAKREELKAIISGVNSSDEDRWNAVLKLQSLPRDSSPSRQRKRCRQTGRPHGYVGKFGLSRIKLREAAMRGEVPGLKKASW
- the rplE gene encoding 50S ribosomal protein L5 — translated: MAKLHDYYKDEVVKQLMSQFDYNSVMQVPRVEKITLNMGVGEAIADKKLLDNAAADLAAISGQKPLVTKARKSVAGFKIRQGYPIGCKVTLRGERMWEFFERLISIAVPRIRDFRGLSAKSFDGRGNYSMGVREQIIFPEIDYDKVDRVRGLDITITTSAKSDDEGRALLAAFNFPFRK